One Primulina huaijiensis isolate GDHJ02 chromosome 5, ASM1229523v2, whole genome shotgun sequence DNA segment encodes these proteins:
- the LOC140977444 gene encoding uncharacterized protein, protein MYVSSSPLPIKLGPPLLTFIHTKFKIHKEEREEKIILIFQMGRSPCCDKNNVKKGPWSSEEDVKLKAYIEKHGTGGNWIALPQKIGLKRCGKSCRLRWLNYLRPNIKHGDFTEEEDNIICRLYISIGSRYIIIAAQLPGRTDNDIKNYWNTRLKKKLLGDFSFSNPEICPGFDPEQQNMYKNLHYYNHINPQYSYADMLDQDYPASNNFKTIPSINSQSCINPVKSDIIGQMDAGFQQVPGFTHAEVYGLIDRKALIINPEVLDQHINEFDCFKDIDGSMDSISCWLNEF, encoded by the exons ATGTATGTATCATCATCTCCTTTACCTATAAAACTAGGTCCTCCCCTTCTGACATTTATCCACAccaaatttaaaatacacaaagaagaaagagaagaaaaaattattctCATTTTCCAAATGGGAAGATCTCCATGCTGCGACAAAAATAATGTGAAGAAGGGGCCATGGTCTTCAGAAGAAGATGTAAAATTGAAAGCTTACATTGAGAAACATGGCACTGGTGGGAATTGGATTGCTCTTCCTCAGAAAATCG ggTTAAAGAGATGTGGGAAAAGTTGCAGACTAAGATGGCTGAATTATTTGAGGCCAAACATCAAGCATGGCGATTTTACGGAAGAAGAAGACAACATTATTTGCAGACTCTATATTAGTATTGGTAGCAGGT ATATCATAATCGCGGCGCAGCTACCTGGAAGAACGGATAACGATATCAAGAATTACTGGAACACCAGGCTGAAGAAGAAATTGCTCGGGGATTTCAGTTTCTC CAATCCTGAAATTTGTCCTGGATTTGATCCCGAGCAGCAAAACATGTACAAAAATCTCCATTATTACAATCACATCAATCCTCAGTACTCCTATGCTGACATGCTGGATCAAGATTATCCTGCTTCGaacaattttaaaactattCCCTCGAttaatagtcaaagctgcattAATCCTGTCAAATCAGATATTATTGGGCAAATGGATGCAGGATTTCAGCAGGTTCCAGGATTTACACATGCCGAAGTTTATGGGTTAATTGACCGCAAAGCATTAATCATCAATCCAGAAGTACTTGATCAACATATAAATGAATTTGATTGTTTCAAGGATATAGATGGATCTATGGACAGTATATCATGTTGGCTTAACGAATTCTGA
- the LOC140976591 gene encoding anthocyanidin 3-O-glucosyltransferase UFGT-like: MSITKNAHVAAFAFPFGSHPTTLLHLVKQLAAASPQVQFSYFNTKSSNQKVSSKVDSTHAHESNIKIYDVDDGVPQGHVFSGNPIELIEFFVKATPGNFRKRLEEVETEMGMKATCLLTDAFLWFSVEMAEEKGIPWLAYWAAGPSSISLHLYIDVLRAKLGSDSGRIQNLDQTLDFIPGMSEIRASDLPTEILQLNGLFSRMLYNMSNTINRASVVLLNSFDGIDFIVENDLKSKLKMLLNIGPFPLPNAMTVTEDHSGCLSWLSHQAAASVAYISFGTIFTPPPPELVALAEAMEEKQVPYLWSFRDNSKRQLLQGFFERTSRIGKVVEWAPQSQVLSHPSVGVFVTHCGWNSTLDSIMGGVPMICMPFFADQMINRRLMENVWQIGVGVKGVFAKSGLVEVLDLVLWKDEGKKMRENIGRMKERAYTAVAENGSSTENFKSLTSIITSSKFN; this comes from the exons ATGTCTATAACCAAAAATGCCCATGTCGCCGCCTTCGCGTTCCCGTTTGGCTCCCACCCCACCACTCTCCTCCACCTAGTAAAACAACTCGCCGCAGCCTCCCCCCAAGTCCAGTTCTCATACTTCAACACCAAAAGCTCCAACCAAAAAGTTTCCTCAAAAGTGGACAGCACTCATGCCCACGAGagcaacataaaaatatacGATGTGGATGATGGAGTCCCTCAGGGGCACGTTTTTTCGGGTAATCCAATAgaacttattgagttttttgTCAAAGCAACGCCGGGGAATTTCAGAAAGCGGCTGGaagaagtggagacagagatGGGGATGAAGGCTACATGCTTGTTAACTGATGCCTTTTTGTGGTTTTCGGTTGAAATGGCCGAGGAAAAGGGAATCCCTTGGCTCGCGTATTGGGCTGCAGGGCCTTCGTCGATTTCTCTGCATTTGTACATCGATGTCCTTCGGGCAAAACTGGGAAGCGATAGTG gCCGAATACAAAATCTGGACCAAACCCTGGATTTTATACCTGGAATGTCAGAGATACGTGCCTCGGACTTACCAACAGAAATCCTACAACTTAACGGGTTGTTTTCCCGAATGTTGTACAACATGTCTAATACGATAAATCGAGCATCTGTTGTTCTACTCAATTCATTCGATGGAATTGATTTCATTGTAGAAAATGATCTCAAATCCAAGCTGAAAATGCTTCTAAATATCGGCCCTTTTCCTCTGCCTAATGCTATGACAGTTACTGAAGATCATAGCGGCTGCCTGTCATGGCTGAGCCACCAGGCTGCTGCCTCTGTCGCCTACATAAGCTTCGGAACAATTTTTACACCTCCGCCGCCTGAGCTGGTGGCCCTGGCAGAGGCCATGGAAGAGAAACAAGTGCCTTATCTTTGGTCATTCAGAGACAACTCCAAACGCCAGTTATTACAGGGATTTTTCGAAAGAACGAGCCGGATAGGGAAAGTTGTGGAATGGGCTCCTCAATCTCAGGTCTTGTCACACCCTTCTGTTGGGGTTTTTGTGACGCATTGTGGATGGAATTCGACCCTTGACAGTATTATGGGTGGCGTGCCTATGATTTGCATGCCGTTCTTTGCTGATCAAATGATAAACAGGAGGCTCATGGAGAATGTATGGCAGATCGGGGTGGGGGTAAAGGGCGTTTTTGCAAAATCCGGCTTGGTCGAGGTTTTGGATCTTGTTCTGTGGAAGGATGAAGggaagaaaatgagggaaaataTTGGAAGAATGAAAGAACGTGCTTATACGGCTGTTGCTGAAAACGGTAGCTCCACTGAAAATTTTAAGTCGTTGACAAGTATTATAACTTCTTCCAAGTTCAACTAG